DNA sequence from the Bacillota bacterium genome:
CGTGGTGCTGCCGCAGCTGCGCCCGACCATCGTCGCGGGCGCCGTCATCGCCTTGATCAAGCTCATCACCGAGCTCGGAACAACCCTGATCCTGTACCCGCCCGGCTGGGAGACCATGCCTGTGTACATCTACTACTACGTGTCCGAGGGGCAAATCAGCCGCGGGGCAGCGATGAGCGTTATCCTCATCATCCTCGTAGCCATCGGCACGGCCGTGTCGAACCGGCTGAACGGCAATAGGGAGGTCGCGATTCGTGGCTGAGATCCGTTTCAACCACGTGGTAAAGCGCTTTGGCAATGTGACCGCCGTCGATGATCTCTATTTGGAAATCCGGCAGGGCGAGCTCCTCACCCTGCTGGGCCCCTCGGGCTGCGGGAAAACGACGGCGCTGCGGCTGAGCATCCGCAAACAAATCCGGAAGATCCAGCAAGAGCTCGGCATCACCACTGTGTTTGTAACACACGACCAAGAAGAAGCCATGTCCATCTCCGACCGGGTCGCCGTGATGCGCACCGCCCAGCTGGTGCAGGTCGACACGCCGTTGAAGATTTACGAAGAGCCGCGTTCCGCTTTCGTGGCCGGCTTCGTAGGCCGCACGACGCTCAAGCGGGGGAAGGTCGTAAGTTCCGACCCGCAATGGACCCGGCTTGACATCGGCGGCATGCTGCTGACGGCGCGCACGCGGGAGCGGCTGTCGCCGGGCCAGCCGGTTTGGGTGTCGGTTCGGCCCCAGCACGTCCGGTACGTGGCGGCGTCGACGGACGGGACCGGCGCCATGCCGGAGGCCGGGAGCAGCGAAGGTCCGGCGGTCTTGCGCGGCGTCGTCGATTACGTGGAACCCCTCGGCGCAGTGGTGCGCGGGGAAATGAAGACGGAGAAAGCGGGACATTTCTTGTTCGAAATCGCAGACCCGCAGTCGAACGCCGTACCGGTCGCGGGCGCGCCGGCGACGTTTATGATCCAACCGGACCACGTCGTCTACGGCGCCCTGACCGCGGCGGACGAAGCGCTCTTCCACAAGGAGACCGACGGGGTGGCCCAGGCGTCATAATCTACCGGCCGTGTGCCAGGCCCGGCGCGTTGCGGCGCACCGGAGCGGACTCGAGGAGAGGGTAGTATTGAAAAACAAAGAGGTAGGACTGATCGGACTAGGTCGCATGGGCAGGGGCGCGGCCAACCGCTTGGCGGCCGCGGGCTTTCACGTCGTCGCGTATGACCCGGCCGTGGGCGGCGAATGCTCGTCGGTGCCCGTCCGCTGCGTGGAGTCGCCGCGCGCCGTGGCCGCGGCCTTGACGCCGCCGCGCATCGTCGTGCTGCTGGTGCCGGCCGGAGATCCGGTGGACCAGACGCTGTTCGGCGAAAACGGCGTTGTGGGGGGCCTTGCGCCCGGCGACGTCGTCATCGACGCCGGCAACTCGTACTTTCGCGACTCGCTGCGCCGCGCCGCTAGAGTAAAGGAAAGCGGGATTCACTTCATCGACTGCGGGACCAGCGGGGGGATCGGCGGCGAGAAGGAAGGGTATTGCCTGATGATCGGGGGCGACCCCGAGCCGGTGGAACTGGCCCGACCCGTTTTCGAGGCGCTGGCGGCTCCAGGCGGCTGGCTGCGCGTCGGCGGCGTCGGCAGCGGCCACTATACGAAAATGGTTCACAACGCCATCGAGTACGCCATGCTCCAAGCGATTGGCGAGGGATTCGAGCTGCTCAAGGCGGGGCCGCTCTCGGCTTCGCTGGGCGAGGTGGCGCGGCTGTGGACGAGAGGAAGCGTTATCCGCGGTTGGCTGATGGAACTGGCCGCGGAAGCCCTGTCCGCCGACCCCGAGCTGAAAGACATCCGCGGCGAAATCGGCGGCGGAAGCACGGGTCGTTGGGCCATCGACGAAGCGTGGGACCGGGGCGTGCCGCTGTCCGTCATCGCCCTCAGCTACTCGCTGCGCCATCGCTCGCGGCAACGCGATTCGTATGCGGGAAAGGTCGTCGCCGCGTTGCGCCACGGCTTCGGCGGGCACGAAATGATGCCTGCGCTTCCGGACGGAGAGTGAGCTCCTAGTTGCCTTTCTTCGTCGTGAACGAGGCGGCTCGCTGCGACAGCAAGACGTAGACGAGCGTCGAGGTAACCGGAATCATCAGCGTGGCGGCGGCGACGACGCCGGAATCGTTGGCCGCCAGCGCGGCCAGCGCGCCGACCAGCGCGCCGCGGATGCCTTTGAGCAGAAACGGATGGTGCTGGTCGGCGCGCCGCACGGTCTCGCCCGGACGATACAAGGCCACGGTGGTGATGCCCAGGCTGACGACGAACACCTGCGACCAGATGGTCCAGCGCAGCAGCGACAAGTTCATGGCCAGCTTGCGGGCGGCGATGGCGGCCACCGGCGCCCACCCTTCCCGCAGGAACAAGAGCAGCGCACGCCCCAGGTGCGACGGCGCGTCCCGGTGGAGCGTCACATCCAACGCCGCCGCGGCCGCCAGCACGACGGCCACCGCGGCCGCGAGGCCCAGCAGCCGCCGCCACGACAGTTCGCGCCCGCTTAGCAGAATGCCTGCCGATCCGAATCCGGCCACGGCCGCCACGGTGCCGCCCACGTTGGCGCCCAGCGACGGCGATGCGAGCAGCCCCACGCCTCCCAGGAAAAAGAAGCATGTCGCGGCTACAGCGGCGCGCCGCCGCGCCCCCCGCGCTAAGCGGTCCAGCAGGCCGGAAGCGCCGATGAGGCACGACCCGATGAATACGCCCATGTATTCGTTGCCGAGGCCGTAAAAGCGAGCAGCCACGATGGGATCGTAGCCGAGGACCGAATTTTTCACGAGCCGCGCCCCCAACGCGACGTCGAGGAAGAGCAACGCGGCCGTCGCCAGCGACAGCGCCACGAATGCGTCGACGCCGCGCCGAAAGAGGAAGCCGAACGCCGTGGCGGCCGCCGCGGCCACGGCGGCCAGCAGCGCCAGGGACCAAGGGGGCTCCGGCGGCGGCAAGAGCGGCAGGACGAGCGCCGCGAGGGGTGCGGCGCTGATGAGCAGCAACAACCAGCGCCAGAGCGGCAATGCTTTCTCCGGCCCGCGTGCCCCCGTGGCCAGCGCGCCGGCCAGCCACGTGCACCAGCCGAGGAAAACCAAGATGGAAACACCGACGAAGCCCCGCACGAACGGCCCGCGCAGGCTGTTGGTCAACGTCGCGCGCCGGTACAGCTCCTCCATAAACACCCACGGGTCGCCGCCGGCGGAGGCGCCGTAGGGTACCTCTCTCCACACCGCCTCCGGCGGCGCCGCCTGCACCGGCGTACCGCCAAGCGTCGGCTCGAGGCCGAGCGCGGCCAGCACGGTGGGGGCGATATCCAGATTGGTGATGAGTCCCGCCCGGCGGGTGGTGGCGGAGCGGACGAGCCCCGGCGAGGCCCCGGCGCCAGCCTCCAGCGGCGCCGCCACAACGGGCGTCAGCAGGAAGCCGCGCTGCAGCGCTTCCCGGGGCGGCGAGGGCGAGAGCAGCAAGAAGAAGCGGTCGCCCTCCTCAAGCCACAGCAGTAGCCGGCCTACGAACTCGTCGACGCGCTCCAGCGTCTCCCGCCGCAGCCGCCGCCTTTGCTCCTCGGTGAGCCAGTCCGCGTACGCGT
Encoded proteins:
- a CDS encoding 6-phosphogluconate dehydrogenase (decarboxylating), producing the protein MGRGAANRLAAAGFHVVAYDPAVGGECSSVPVRCVESPRAVAAALTPPRIVVLLVPAGDPVDQTLFGENGVVGGLAPGDVVIDAGNSYFRDSLRRAARVKESGIHFIDCGTSGGIGGEKEGYCLMIGGDPEPVELARPVFEALAAPGGWLRVGGVGSGHYTKMVHNAIEYAMLQAIGEGFELLKAGPLSASLGEVARLWTRGSVIRGWLMELAAEALSADPELKDIRGEIGGGSTGRWAIDEAWDRGVPLSVIALSYSLRHRSRQRDSYAGKVVAALRHGFGGHEMMPALPDGE